In Fluviicola taffensis DSM 16823, the following are encoded in one genomic region:
- the carB gene encoding carbamoyl-phosphate synthase large subunit, whose protein sequence is MPKNNSIKSVLIIGSGPIVIGQACEFDYAGSQAARSLRDEGIEVTLINSNPATIMTDKVVADNIYLQPLEPESIIEILKNHKIDAVLPTMGGQTALNLAIKCDEMGIWEEYGVDIIGVDIAAIEITENREAFRMLMQEIDVPMAPQATAKSFLEGKEIAQEFGFPLCIRPSYTLGGSGASIVYDPKEFDGLLERGLQLSPIHEVMIDKALLGWKEYELELLRDANDNVVIICSIENFDPMGIHTGDSITVAPAMTLSDTTFQRMRDMAIKMMRSIGNFAGGCNVQFAVSPDENEDIIAIEINPRVSRSSALASKATGYPIAKIASKLAIGYYLTELSNQITKTTSALFEPTLDYVIVKIPRWNFNKFPGTDRRLGLQMKSVGEVMGIGRSFQEALQKACQSLEINRNGLGADGKELTSQDEILHSLENPSWNRLFHVYDAIKLGIPFKTIFEKTKIDTWFLKQIEDLIKLERRIEKFHLGNMPKELMFEAKQKGYADRQVAHLLRCLESEVHNKRSEMGIKRVFKLVDTCAAEFDAKTPYYYSTFEFENESEVSDKKKVVVLGSGPNRIGQGIEFDYSCVHGVLAAKECGYETIMINCNPETVSTDFDTADKLYFEPVFWEHIYDIIQHEKPEGVIVQLGGQTALKLAEKLERFGIKILGTSFDALDLAEDRGRFSKLLEKNNIPFPKYGIVESAEQAIELSKDLGFPLLVRPSYVLGGQKMKIVINKEELEHHVVDIINEMGSNQILLDHFLGGAIEAEADAICDGEDVYIIGVMQHIEPAGIHSGDSYAVLPPYNLGDFVMQQIEDITRKIAVELRTVGLINIQFAIKDDKVYVIEANPRASRTVPFIAKAYDEPYVNYATKVMLGDKKVKDFKFTPKKEGYAIKIPVFSYEKFPDVKKELGPEMKSTGEAIRFIKNLKDPFFTKIYSERNMHLSK, encoded by the coding sequence ATGCCAAAAAACAATTCCATTAAGTCAGTACTAATTATTGGTTCAGGTCCTATCGTCATTGGTCAAGCATGTGAATTCGATTACGCAGGTTCTCAAGCTGCTCGTTCGCTTCGCGATGAAGGGATTGAGGTAACATTGATTAACTCGAATCCGGCTACAATCATGACGGATAAAGTTGTTGCAGATAATATTTACCTTCAACCTCTTGAGCCTGAAAGCATCATCGAAATTTTGAAAAATCACAAAATTGATGCGGTATTGCCAACAATGGGAGGGCAAACAGCTTTAAATCTCGCTATTAAATGCGATGAAATGGGCATTTGGGAAGAATATGGTGTTGATATTATTGGAGTAGATATCGCTGCAATTGAAATCACTGAAAATAGAGAAGCATTTCGCATGTTGATGCAAGAGATTGATGTTCCAATGGCTCCACAGGCTACTGCGAAATCATTCCTGGAAGGAAAAGAAATTGCACAGGAATTTGGTTTTCCGCTTTGTATTCGTCCTTCATACACTCTTGGAGGTTCAGGAGCATCTATCGTTTATGATCCAAAAGAATTTGATGGATTATTGGAACGCGGACTTCAATTGTCTCCGATTCACGAGGTAATGATTGATAAAGCTTTGTTAGGCTGGAAAGAATACGAATTGGAATTATTGCGTGATGCAAACGATAATGTCGTGATCATCTGTTCGATTGAAAACTTTGATCCAATGGGAATTCATACGGGAGATTCCATAACTGTTGCTCCAGCTATGACCTTGTCTGACACAACTTTCCAACGTATGCGCGATATGGCCATCAAAATGATGCGCTCTATCGGAAATTTTGCAGGAGGATGTAATGTGCAGTTTGCTGTTTCACCAGATGAAAATGAAGATATCATTGCGATTGAGATCAATCCGCGCGTGTCTCGTTCTTCGGCATTGGCTTCTAAAGCAACAGGTTATCCAATTGCGAAAATTGCTTCGAAATTGGCAATCGGATATTATTTAACTGAATTAAGTAATCAAATTACAAAAACAACATCTGCTTTATTCGAGCCGACGTTGGATTATGTGATTGTAAAAATACCGCGTTGGAATTTCAATAAATTCCCCGGAACAGATCGCCGATTGGGCCTTCAAATGAAGTCTGTTGGTGAAGTAATGGGAATTGGACGTTCATTCCAAGAAGCTTTGCAAAAAGCATGTCAGTCGTTGGAGATTAACCGAAATGGGTTAGGAGCTGACGGAAAAGAATTGACAAGTCAAGATGAGATTTTGCATTCCTTGGAAAATCCAAGCTGGAATCGTTTGTTCCATGTGTACGATGCGATTAAATTAGGAATTCCATTCAAAACGATTTTTGAAAAAACGAAAATAGATACTTGGTTCTTGAAACAAATCGAGGACTTAATAAAATTGGAACGCCGCATTGAAAAATTCCATTTGGGGAATATGCCAAAGGAATTAATGTTCGAAGCGAAACAAAAAGGATATGCTGACCGTCAGGTTGCACATTTGTTGCGTTGCCTGGAATCAGAAGTGCACAATAAGCGTTCTGAAATGGGAATCAAACGTGTGTTCAAATTGGTGGATACCTGTGCGGCAGAATTCGACGCAAAAACCCCTTATTACTATTCTACATTCGAGTTTGAGAATGAAAGTGAAGTAAGTGACAAGAAAAAAGTGGTTGTTTTGGGTTCAGGACCGAATCGCATTGGACAAGGAATTGAATTCGATTACTCCTGTGTGCATGGAGTTCTAGCTGCTAAAGAATGTGGTTACGAAACGATTATGATTAACTGTAATCCAGAAACAGTTTCTACGGATTTCGATACAGCAGACAAGTTGTACTTCGAGCCTGTTTTCTGGGAACATATTTACGATATCATTCAGCATGAAAAACCAGAAGGAGTTATTGTTCAATTAGGTGGACAAACTGCTTTGAAGTTGGCTGAGAAATTAGAGCGTTTCGGAATCAAAATTCTAGGAACAAGCTTTGATGCATTGGATTTAGCAGAAGACCGCGGTCGTTTCTCTAAATTATTAGAGAAAAACAACATTCCTTTCCCGAAATACGGAATCGTAGAAAGTGCAGAACAGGCAATCGAATTATCGAAAGATTTAGGATTTCCGTTGTTAGTTCGCCCGTCTTATGTATTAGGTGGACAAAAAATGAAGATCGTCATTAACAAAGAAGAATTGGAACACCACGTAGTTGATATTATCAATGAAATGGGAAGCAATCAGATTTTGTTGGATCACTTTTTGGGTGGAGCAATTGAAGCTGAAGCAGATGCGATTTGCGACGGAGAAGATGTTTACATCATTGGTGTGATGCAGCACATTGAACCAGCAGGAATTCACTCTGGTGATTCATATGCGGTTCTTCCTCCTTACAACTTGGGAGATTTTGTGATGCAACAAATAGAAGACATTACGCGAAAAATTGCAGTTGAATTGCGAACGGTTGGTTTGATTAATATTCAGTTTGCCATTAAAGACGATAAAGTATATGTGATCGAAGCGAATCCGAGAGCGTCTCGTACTGTTCCTTTCATTGCGAAAGCATATGATGAGCCATATGTAAACTATGCTACGAAAGTGATGCTGGGCGACAAGAAAGTGAAGGATTTCAAATTCACTCCGAAGAAAGAAGGATATGCAATCAAAATTCCAGTGTTCTCTTATGAGAAATTCCCAGATGTGAAGAAAGAATTAGGTCCAGAAATGAAATCAACTGGTGAAGCGATTCGTTTCATTAAGAATTTAAAAGATCCGTTCTTCACAAAAATTTATTCGGAAAGAAACATGCATTTATCGAAGTAG
- a CDS encoding GxxExxY protein translates to MTENELSSIIIGAAIDVHTLLGPGLLESVYETCLYYELKEIGLKVERQLDLPVVYKNVHLDSGFRLDLLIQDKVIIEIKAVKELSDIHLAQTMTYLRLSNTQLGLLINFNETRLKYGIKRVVNNL, encoded by the coding sequence ATGACTGAAAACGAATTATCCTCCATAATTATTGGAGCAGCAATAGATGTTCACACTTTGCTTGGACCAGGGCTACTTGAAAGTGTCTATGAAACATGTCTGTATTATGAATTAAAAGAAATTGGATTAAAAGTAGAACGGCAACTTGATCTTCCAGTCGTATACAAAAATGTTCATTTGGATTCAGGATTTCGATTGGATTTATTGATTCAAGACAAAGTAATTATCGAAATCAAAGCAGTAAAAGAACTTTCCGATATTCATTTAGCACAGACCATGACTTATTTAAGACTTTCCAACACGCAATTAGGTCTGTTGATTAATTTTAATGAAACCAGATTGAAATATGGAATTAAACGGGTAGTGAATAATCTGTAA
- a CDS encoding retropepsin-like aspartic protease: protein MKIIFTLFICVSSVFVSAQKEPFNEEKCYKSLAHLASKKDYFEVKEIITKYKSKIDPEVYFYYLGLVENGFSHFKESNEAIESFLVGSGQMNNDSLFKEILMIKQLNLISLFEYEEASNLNQYILENFNNICTPVELDDLLNTGKIWKALENSGKQKITHSNDARIQLTRDKANLANIPVTISDKKKNFVFDTGANFSVIQRSVALEMNLEIMPIQFDVSAITGATVKSDLAVAKELFIGGIKCENVVFLVFDDADLTFSEADYSIQGIIGFPVIRNLDEIHLNSKDELFIPKIAQEFPVSNLIINGFVPVVQVIKDSDTLNFTFDTGAAETSLNSSYYSKYKKKIERKGKKQLLKSGGAGGIVEYEGYLLPQVTLSVGTSKAKLVNMQVRKDVVGETDGLFEGNLGQDFIKQFETMVISFKYSHILFK, encoded by the coding sequence ATGAAAATTATTTTCACACTATTTATTTGTGTCTCATCCGTATTTGTAAGCGCCCAAAAAGAGCCTTTTAACGAAGAGAAATGTTACAAATCACTTGCTCACTTAGCAAGTAAAAAGGATTATTTCGAGGTTAAAGAAATAATCACGAAGTACAAATCGAAAATTGATCCAGAGGTTTATTTCTATTATTTAGGACTAGTTGAAAATGGTTTTTCTCATTTTAAAGAATCGAATGAGGCGATTGAATCATTTTTAGTAGGCTCTGGTCAAATGAATAACGACAGTCTTTTCAAAGAAATTTTGATGATTAAACAATTAAATCTGATTAGTCTTTTTGAGTACGAGGAAGCAAGTAATCTAAATCAATACATTCTTGAGAATTTCAATAATATTTGCACTCCTGTTGAATTGGATGATTTACTGAATACAGGTAAAATATGGAAAGCATTAGAGAATAGTGGTAAACAAAAAATAACTCATTCCAATGATGCTCGAATTCAATTAACAAGAGACAAAGCCAACTTAGCCAATATCCCAGTAACTATTTCAGATAAAAAGAAGAATTTTGTATTCGATACAGGAGCCAATTTTTCGGTTATTCAGCGATCTGTTGCCTTGGAAATGAATCTGGAAATTATGCCCATTCAATTTGATGTGTCTGCCATTACTGGTGCAACTGTTAAAAGTGACTTGGCTGTAGCAAAAGAGCTTTTTATTGGAGGAATCAAATGTGAGAATGTGGTTTTTTTGGTTTTTGATGATGCTGATTTGACTTTTTCAGAAGCAGATTATTCCATACAAGGAATTATTGGTTTCCCAGTAATTCGAAACCTGGATGAAATTCATTTGAATAGTAAAGATGAGTTGTTTATTCCAAAAATCGCTCAAGAGTTTCCTGTAAGTAACTTAATTATTAATGGTTTCGTCCCTGTTGTTCAAGTGATAAAAGATTCTGACACCTTGAATTTTACTTTTGACACGGGTGCTGCAGAAACATCTTTGAATAGCAGTTATTATTCCAAATACAAAAAGAAAATTGAGCGAAAAGGAAAAAAACAATTACTAAAATCTGGTGGAGCAGGTGGAATTGTTGAATACGAGGGATATTTATTACCTCAAGTAACACTTTCAGTTGGCACATCGAAAGCAAAGCTTGTGAATATGCAAGTACGAAAAGATGTTGTTGGAGAAACTGATGGGCTATTTGAAGGGAATCTAGGTCAGGATTTCATCAAACAATTTGAAACCATGGTTATTAGTTTCAAGTATTCACATATTCTTTTCAAGTAG
- a CDS encoding DoxX family protein, giving the protein MASKSLENEGFMKKQLPVIIKGIMAFMFLLSAVAKLYPSPNMALPTFEVKQLIPMGFSETSAAYFSRILIGCELALGVLLLQKNYFKRLVVPMSFLMLLIFSIHLSYEIASSGNSGNCGCFGSLLPMTPVQALIKNIIGMGLLVVLYQKTSKQNDSLNFSFISAITFASILAVFLVGPMQRKSNDQLVEDMMKEMEMSEDEEKVLDDKSVVAALPKKETSQPLENAEKNEVKEEKASDKPLEKTVVDEPKLKKSGFASQFSDIDKGRKILCFFAPGCDHCKETAKALTEMASKDPTFPEVKIVFMEEEAELIPDFFAFAGRKYPFKIVEVGQFWTVLGGTKDTPGVFYLWNGNIIKEYDGINERAFKRDEFKKIVQKPWSELK; this is encoded by the coding sequence ATGGCATCTAAAAGCTTAGAAAACGAAGGATTTATGAAGAAACAACTTCCTGTTATCATAAAAGGAATCATGGCATTTATGTTTTTGCTTTCGGCAGTGGCGAAATTGTATCCTTCACCGAATATGGCGCTTCCTACATTTGAAGTAAAGCAACTTATCCCAATGGGATTCAGTGAAACGAGTGCTGCTTATTTCTCACGAATTTTAATTGGCTGTGAATTGGCATTGGGAGTTCTATTGCTTCAAAAGAACTATTTCAAAAGATTGGTAGTCCCCATGTCGTTCTTGATGCTTTTGATTTTTAGTATTCATTTAAGCTACGAAATTGCATCTTCAGGGAATAGCGGGAATTGTGGTTGTTTTGGATCTTTGTTGCCAATGACTCCAGTTCAGGCATTGATTAAAAATATCATCGGAATGGGACTTTTGGTTGTGCTATATCAAAAAACGTCCAAACAGAATGACAGTTTGAATTTTTCTTTTATTTCAGCTATTACATTTGCTTCGATTCTTGCTGTGTTTTTAGTTGGACCAATGCAGCGTAAATCCAATGATCAATTGGTAGAAGATATGATGAAAGAAATGGAAATGTCTGAGGATGAAGAGAAAGTTTTGGACGATAAATCAGTTGTTGCAGCTCTTCCTAAAAAAGAAACTAGTCAGCCATTAGAAAATGCGGAAAAGAATGAGGTGAAAGAAGAAAAAGCCTCTGATAAACCTTTAGAAAAGACTGTTGTTGATGAACCCAAATTGAAAAAATCTGGATTTGCATCTCAGTTTAGCGACATTGATAAAGGTCGAAAAATTCTATGTTTTTTTGCCCCAGGATGTGATCATTGCAAAGAAACCGCTAAGGCCTTGACTGAAATGGCTTCGAAAGATCCTACTTTCCCAGAAGTGAAAATTGTATTCATGGAGGAAGAAGCAGAATTAATTCCCGACTTTTTTGCATTTGCAGGAAGAAAATATCCATTCAAAATTGTAGAAGTTGGTCAATTCTGGACCGTCTTAGGAGGAACAAAAGATACTCCGGGAGTTTTCTATTTGTGGAATGGAAATATTATCAAAGAATACGACGGTATTAACGAACGAGCTTTCAAAAGAGATGAATTCAAGAAAATTGTTCAAAAACCTTGGTCTGAATTGAAGTAA
- the egtD gene encoding L-histidine N(alpha)-methyltransferase gives MNLEQFKQDVLTGLSQNPKQLPSKYFYDKRGDELFVQIMNMPEYYLTRAEMEIFQQQSYEIISSFNIQKGEEIEVVELGAGDGTKTIHLLFELIRFRVTFKYIPIDISSNALNGLEHRMKEEIPNLSINTLQGDYFQMLNDLKKSPNRKIILFLGSNIGNMSDEQAKSFIASLSQNLNPGDKLVLGVDLIKEKEIVLPAYNDAAGITRDFNLNLLERINRELKANFDLAHFVHDPEYTESEGIAKSFLKSTKRQVVKIESIEKSFVFEENERIHTEISRKYNDQILANIIGKSPLEVQDCFTDQKSLFGDYIINRV, from the coding sequence ATGAACTTAGAACAATTCAAACAAGATGTATTAACTGGGCTTTCACAAAATCCAAAGCAACTCCCCTCTAAGTATTTTTACGATAAACGAGGAGACGAACTGTTTGTTCAAATTATGAATATGCCTGAGTATTATTTGACTCGTGCTGAAATGGAAATCTTTCAACAGCAATCTTATGAAATCATTTCAAGTTTCAATATCCAAAAGGGAGAAGAAATTGAAGTCGTAGAATTAGGTGCTGGAGATGGTACAAAAACGATTCATCTCTTGTTTGAACTCATTCGATTTCGGGTTACATTCAAGTATATTCCCATTGATATTTCTTCAAATGCTTTGAACGGATTAGAACATCGGATGAAGGAAGAGATCCCTAATCTATCAATCAATACACTTCAAGGAGATTATTTTCAAATGCTGAACGACTTAAAGAAATCCCCCAATCGAAAAATCATCTTGTTTTTAGGTTCGAATATTGGTAATATGTCGGATGAACAGGCTAAATCATTCATTGCTTCTTTGAGTCAAAATTTGAACCCTGGAGACAAATTGGTTTTAGGAGTAGATTTAATCAAAGAAAAGGAAATCGTACTTCCAGCATACAATGATGCAGCAGGAATTACGCGAGATTTTAATTTAAATCTTCTGGAAAGAATAAATCGAGAGTTGAAAGCTAATTTTGATTTAGCCCATTTTGTTCACGATCCAGAATACACGGAATCGGAAGGAATTGCAAAAAGCTTTCTAAAGAGTACAAAGAGACAAGTTGTTAAAATAGAATCGATTGAGAAGAGTTTTGTATTTGAGGAAAATGAACGTATTCACACAGAGATTTCTAGAAAATACAACGATCAAATTTTAGCGAATATTATTGGTAAATCTCCTCTTGAAGTGCAAGATTGCTTTACCGATCAAAAATCATTGTTCGGAGATTACATTATTAATCGCGTTTAG
- the egtB gene encoding ergothioneine biosynthesis protein EgtB, whose product MQLIEKYIEIRKRTEHLCKPLQVEDYIPQPVPFASPPKWHLAHSTWFFEEMILKKNLQSYQEFHADFGFLFNSYYNTIGERTFRADRGNITRPGVSEVYAYRAHVDEKMRELLEQNLSSELRELIELGLNHEQQHQELLMTDLKYMLGHNPIFPVYDSSQNLLADVNLESGWASFDEGVYEVGHDGGAFCFDNELNKHKVYLQNFEISKSLVTNGEYLKFIEAGGYQHFDYWLDEGWSWLNENKIQSPLYWHKINGKWYYFTLSGLKEVDPNAILGHISYYEAQAYATWKGLRLPTEFEWEIASDSFSWGKRWEWTNSAYLPYPGFKTAEGAVGEYNGKFMINQMVLRGASVVTAPNHSRKTYRNFFHPHYQWQYSGIRLAK is encoded by the coding sequence ATGCAGTTGATTGAAAAATACATAGAAATAAGAAAACGAACCGAACATTTGTGTAAACCACTTCAGGTGGAAGATTACATTCCCCAACCAGTTCCATTTGCTAGCCCGCCTAAATGGCATTTGGCACATTCAACTTGGTTTTTTGAGGAAATGATTTTAAAGAAAAATCTTCAATCATATCAAGAGTTTCATGCGGATTTCGGGTTTCTATTCAATTCGTATTACAATACAATTGGCGAACGAACTTTCCGTGCAGATAGAGGAAATATTACCCGGCCAGGCGTTTCTGAGGTGTATGCTTATCGCGCACATGTAGACGAAAAAATGCGTGAGTTATTGGAACAAAATCTGTCATCTGAATTAAGAGAATTAATTGAATTGGGGTTGAATCATGAACAGCAGCATCAGGAATTGTTGATGACAGATTTGAAATATATGCTTGGCCACAACCCCATTTTCCCAGTTTATGATTCGAGTCAGAATTTATTGGCTGATGTTAATTTGGAGTCAGGGTGGGCTTCCTTTGACGAAGGTGTTTACGAAGTTGGACATGATGGAGGAGCTTTTTGTTTCGACAATGAACTGAACAAACACAAAGTTTATCTCCAAAATTTCGAGATCTCAAAATCCTTGGTTACAAACGGAGAATACTTGAAATTTATAGAAGCTGGCGGGTATCAGCATTTTGATTATTGGCTGGATGAAGGTTGGTCGTGGTTGAATGAAAATAAGATTCAAAGTCCGCTTTATTGGCACAAAATAAATGGAAAATGGTATTATTTCACGTTGTCAGGTTTAAAAGAAGTTGATCCAAATGCCATTTTGGGCCATATTTCTTATTATGAGGCTCAGGCTTATGCAACTTGGAAAGGATTGCGTTTGCCAACGGAATTTGAATGGGAAATTGCTTCGGATTCCTTTTCATGGGGAAAAAGATGGGAATGGACTAATAGTGCATATTTGCCTTATCCAGGTTTTAAAACTGCTGAAGGTGCTGTTGGGGAATACAATGGTAAATTCATGATTAATCAAATGGTTTTGCGTGGAGCATCTGTTGTTACAGCTCCCAATCATAGTAGAAAAACATACCGCAATTTTTTTCATCCACATTATCAGTGGCAATATTCAGGAATTAGATTAGCAAAGTAA
- a CDS encoding DUF427 domain-containing protein: MKRAIWNNIVIAESAATILVDGNHYFPVEAIKKEYFKESEKHTACPWKGIASYYSLEVNKQINKDAAWFYPRTSKLAKIIEGRIAFWKGVKIIEY; encoded by the coding sequence ATGAAACGAGCAATTTGGAACAATATAGTAATCGCGGAAAGTGCTGCTACTATACTTGTCGACGGAAATCATTACTTTCCTGTTGAAGCAATTAAAAAAGAATATTTCAAAGAATCTGAAAAACATACAGCTTGTCCTTGGAAAGGAATTGCCTCTTATTATTCCTTGGAAGTAAACAAACAAATAAATAAAGACGCCGCTTGGTTTTATCCAAGAACTTCCAAATTGGCAAAGATTATTGAAGGAAGAATTGCATTTTGGAAAGGCGTTAAAATTATAGAATACTAA
- a CDS encoding DUF427 domain-containing protein: MKRAIWKNTIIAESDKTVIIEGNHYFPVESIKKEYFKESPTHTTCPWKGIASYYTIEVNKDQNKDAAWFYPKTSELAKSIEGKVAFWKGVQVIVD, from the coding sequence ATGAAAAGAGCAATTTGGAAGAATACAATCATTGCAGAAAGTGACAAGACTGTCATCATTGAAGGAAATCATTATTTCCCTGTCGAATCGATTAAGAAAGAATATTTCAAAGAATCTCCAACTCATACAACTTGCCCGTGGAAAGGAATTGCTTCTTATTACACAATTGAAGTAAACAAGGACCAAAACAAAGATGCCGCTTGGTTTTATCCAAAAACGTCTGAGTTGGCTAAAAGTATTGAAGGAAAAGTTGCATTCTGGAAAGGTGTTCAAGTAATAGTAGATTAA
- a CDS encoding PP2C family protein-serine/threonine phosphatase, translated as MINKIGKLLLGIGLIAFLTFLISEIIGHSILVENVVTIVYLLLMILFIFLGITFIYLHSSVTKRKRVSRIILGFLIFLACFGVFSKLMFWPGAAVEIILFFFLLSFSYFPFIIKSRYERLVELIPSKVKVIYLSVMDLIGLLCLVMGALFIIQKWPFALPLLAIGILIFLIAMNGWNRNFKREVALRKVVETELKSTLEELHRTHLEITERHKEIKDSINYAERIQRSFLATESTLSENLNDYFVIFQPRDVVSGDFYWASKLASGNFLLLTGDSTGHGVPGAIMSLLNITSLEKAIEHQTEPAQIFNEARMTIIERLKNDGSIEGGKDGMDGSLISFNKDKTRLTYTSANNSIWIARYSEETNSYDLLEFKGDKMPLGKHVHDTISFNQTEVQLMKEDVVYCFTDGFADQFGGPKGKKFMNKQLKELILRLASLPLNEQKTIILQTFNDWKGLNEQIDDVTMIAVRI; from the coding sequence ATGATCAATAAGATAGGAAAACTACTTCTTGGAATTGGACTCATAGCCTTCCTCACTTTTTTGATTTCGGAAATTATTGGGCATTCTATTCTTGTAGAAAACGTGGTAACAATCGTATATCTTTTGTTGATGATTCTTTTTATTTTCTTGGGAATCACTTTTATTTATCTCCATAGTTCAGTAACAAAAAGAAAACGGGTTTCACGAATCATTTTAGGCTTTTTAATTTTTTTGGCTTGTTTCGGTGTTTTTTCCAAATTAATGTTTTGGCCAGGTGCAGCTGTTGAAATTATACTCTTTTTCTTTTTATTGAGTTTTTCCTATTTCCCTTTTATCATAAAAAGCCGTTATGAGCGATTGGTCGAATTAATTCCGTCTAAAGTAAAGGTTATTTATCTGAGTGTTATGGATTTAATTGGATTGCTTTGTTTGGTAATGGGCGCTTTATTTATCATTCAAAAATGGCCATTTGCGCTTCCACTTTTAGCAATAGGTATTCTTATTTTTTTAATTGCCATGAATGGTTGGAATCGGAATTTTAAACGAGAAGTTGCACTCCGAAAAGTTGTAGAAACAGAGTTGAAATCAACCTTGGAAGAATTGCATCGAACACATTTGGAAATTACTGAACGACATAAGGAAATCAAGGATAGTATAAATTATGCAGAACGCATTCAACGAAGTTTTTTAGCTACGGAATCAACTCTCTCAGAAAATTTGAATGATTATTTTGTCATTTTTCAACCACGAGATGTCGTTAGCGGAGATTTCTATTGGGCATCTAAATTAGCTAGTGGAAATTTTCTGCTGTTAACTGGAGACAGTACAGGTCATGGAGTTCCAGGTGCAATTATGAGTTTACTCAATATTACGAGCTTGGAAAAAGCAATTGAACATCAAACTGAGCCAGCTCAAATATTCAATGAAGCAAGGATGACCATTATTGAGCGCTTGAAGAATGATGGAAGTATTGAAGGAGGAAAAGACGGAATGGACGGAAGTTTGATTTCCTTCAATAAGGATAAAACAAGATTGACTTATACTTCTGCGAATAATTCGATTTGGATTGCACGGTATTCCGAAGAAACAAACTCTTATGATTTGTTGGAATTTAAAGGCGATAAAATGCCTTTGGGGAAACATGTACACGATACAATTTCCTTTAATCAAACAGAAGTTCAACTAATGAAAGAAGATGTTGTTTACTGTTTTACAGATGGTTTTGCAGATCAATTCGGGGGGCCAAAAGGAAAGAAATTTATGAATAAACAGTTGAAAGAATTGATTCTTCGCTTAGCGAGTCTTCCTTTGAATGAACAAAAAACGATTATTCTTCAAACCTTTAATGATTGGAAGGGGTTGAACGAACAGATTGATGATGTAACGATGATTGCGGTTAGAATTTAA